A single Novipirellula galeiformis DNA region contains:
- a CDS encoding TadE/TadG family type IV pilus assembly protein, producing the protein MMSSSKLNPNPTCDRQKSMKPVQKQRPRQGAALVEFAIVAPLLFLFFFAAFEFCRAAMIRHTADNAVYEAARTGILPGATAAETEAKARSLLNSLGLVDVRVQVIPNKINRDTREVTVRVGVPMANNNFVPIKYVQGEIRRELTLRREGVQ; encoded by the coding sequence ATGATGTCAAGTTCGAAGCTCAATCCAAACCCAACCTGCGATCGGCAAAAGTCAATGAAGCCAGTGCAAAAACAACGTCCGCGGCAAGGCGCGGCCTTGGTGGAATTCGCGATCGTAGCGCCCCTCTTGTTTCTGTTTTTCTTTGCCGCGTTTGAGTTTTGTCGCGCCGCGATGATTCGTCACACCGCCGACAATGCCGTCTACGAAGCCGCGCGGACCGGAATCCTGCCCGGTGCCACTGCGGCAGAAACCGAAGCAAAAGCACGCTCGCTACTGAATTCGCTGGGGCTTGTCGATGTTCGTGTCCAAGTGATCCCCAACAAAATCAATCGCGATACACGTGAAGTGACTGTTCGAGTGGGCGTGCCGATGGCGAACAATAACTTTGTACCGATCAAGTACGTGCAGGGCGAGATCCGCCGCGAATTGACGTTGCGGCGCGAAGGGGTGCAGTAA
- a CDS encoding DUF1592 domain-containing protein, translated as MAILIALAPLSVHGADSDASVRVPAAARQLLENSCVDCHADESGDGGFDASTLGADLSNPRTIATWQRVFDRVQLGEMPPRDAETLAPKARKQFLEATSDWITTTQLSEFAARGRVRARRLTTLQLERTLHDLLSIDIPLAALVPEDPRVDGFTNIASAQAMSHFQLDSHLNIVDAALDEAFARASTEESPHTKTLTAKQIARSNPNQRCREPEMLDGKAVIWSGNVTFYGRIKSTTAPKDGWYRIKVTASAMNKPKDHGVWCTVHTGFCTSGAPLMSWVGSFEATDEPTERTFEAWIPKGQMFEIRPGDGTLKRGRFKGGQVGAGEGTPQNLPGVAFHQIQIEEIHPGGDRQAVRATLFGDLKLSKQGKSNRLELDKDVTRAELHSQLNRFAHHAFRRPVSKLELQPYAELLSSVLENQGNPLEALRSSYRAILCSARFMYLVEPTSTKQENSKPSRAPLDDFAIASRLSYFLTGTMPDTELFQLARQHRLRDPKVLVSQIDRLLDNGGQQQFVTDFTAQWLDLVDINFTEPDRKLYPRFDSVVQNAMLAETHHYIDTLLSKNASVDQLVRSDFTFLNSRLARFYGIDGVTGDAMQLVKLDKGSSRGGLLAQGSILKVTANGTTTSPVLRGVWVCDRILGQPVPPPPESVPAIEPDIRGAKTIRDQLEMHRNHTECASCHSKIDPPGFALESFDAAGQWRKHYAIPGKGNRKGPPVDSSYQLSDGRPFDGFNQFRALIASEKKLLARNFAEKLLVYGTGAPIAFADRQTIEQMVDSTSDDNYGMRSLLNAVVLSPLFLSK; from the coding sequence GTGGCGATATTGATCGCCCTTGCCCCCTTGAGTGTCCACGGCGCCGACAGCGATGCATCGGTGCGGGTTCCCGCAGCAGCAAGGCAATTGCTGGAAAACTCGTGCGTCGATTGTCATGCCGACGAGTCGGGCGACGGCGGGTTTGATGCGAGTACATTGGGCGCCGATTTATCCAACCCCAGAACGATCGCGACGTGGCAACGTGTGTTTGACCGAGTCCAACTTGGCGAAATGCCGCCACGCGATGCGGAAACGTTGGCCCCCAAGGCCCGCAAGCAATTTCTCGAGGCGACCTCCGACTGGATCACGACGACTCAGCTCAGCGAGTTTGCCGCACGCGGCCGCGTGCGAGCACGACGATTGACCACACTGCAGCTCGAGCGAACGCTGCACGACCTGCTCTCGATCGACATCCCCCTTGCCGCGCTCGTGCCCGAGGATCCTCGCGTCGATGGGTTTACGAACATTGCCTCCGCCCAGGCGATGTCACACTTCCAGCTCGACTCGCACCTAAACATCGTCGACGCGGCGCTCGACGAAGCGTTTGCTCGCGCAAGCACCGAGGAGTCGCCTCATACGAAAACGTTAACGGCCAAACAAATTGCCCGATCGAATCCGAACCAGCGATGTCGTGAACCGGAAATGCTCGATGGCAAAGCCGTCATATGGTCAGGCAATGTGACGTTCTATGGCCGCATCAAATCCACGACGGCTCCCAAAGATGGTTGGTACCGCATCAAGGTGACCGCATCAGCGATGAACAAGCCAAAGGACCATGGCGTTTGGTGCACGGTTCACACGGGCTTTTGCACTTCGGGAGCTCCGCTGATGTCTTGGGTTGGATCGTTCGAAGCGACCGATGAACCAACCGAGCGAACCTTTGAAGCGTGGATCCCTAAGGGACAGATGTTCGAGATTCGTCCAGGCGATGGAACATTGAAGCGGGGGCGATTCAAGGGAGGCCAAGTGGGTGCAGGAGAAGGCACGCCACAGAATCTTCCTGGGGTGGCGTTTCACCAGATACAGATCGAAGAAATCCACCCGGGCGGAGACAGGCAAGCCGTTCGCGCCACCTTGTTTGGAGACCTCAAGCTTAGCAAGCAGGGCAAATCGAATCGTCTGGAATTGGACAAGGATGTCACTCGAGCCGAGCTGCATTCTCAATTAAATCGATTTGCCCACCACGCGTTTCGGCGACCGGTGTCCAAGCTAGAATTACAGCCTTACGCTGAGCTGCTTTCGAGCGTATTAGAGAACCAAGGCAATCCGCTTGAAGCGTTGCGATCGAGCTATCGTGCGATCCTCTGCTCGGCTCGATTCATGTACTTGGTGGAACCGACGTCCACCAAGCAGGAAAACAGCAAGCCGTCACGGGCTCCGTTAGATGACTTTGCCATCGCGTCGCGGTTGAGCTACTTCTTAACGGGAACCATGCCCGACACCGAATTATTCCAACTTGCTCGGCAACATCGTCTTCGCGATCCCAAGGTACTGGTTTCTCAAATCGATCGTTTGCTAGACAACGGGGGACAACAGCAATTTGTCACTGACTTTACCGCTCAATGGCTCGATTTAGTTGACATCAACTTTACCGAACCCGATCGCAAACTTTATCCTCGCTTCGACTCGGTAGTGCAGAACGCGATGTTGGCGGAAACGCATCATTACATCGACACATTGCTCAGTAAAAACGCCAGTGTGGACCAACTGGTTCGCTCGGACTTTACGTTCTTGAATAGTCGATTGGCGAGGTTCTATGGCATCGATGGGGTCACCGGGGATGCCATGCAACTTGTCAAGCTTGACAAAGGATCGTCGCGGGGAGGACTCTTGGCCCAAGGATCGATTTTAAAGGTCACGGCAAACGGCACCACCACTTCGCCTGTGTTGAGAGGCGTTTGGGTGTGTGATCGCATCTTAGGCCAACCCGTCCCGCCGCCACCGGAGAGTGTTCCGGCGATTGAACCCGACATTCGCGGCGCAAAAACGATTCGCGACCAACTGGAGATGCACCGTAACCATACCGAGTGTGCAAGTTGCCACTCCAAGATTGACCCGCCGGGGTTTGCACTGGAGAGCTTTGATGCGGCCGGACAATGGCGCAAGCATTATGCGATTCCAGGAAAGGGCAACCGCAAAGGCCCTCCGGTGGATTCAAGCTACCAACTTTCCGATGGCCGTCCGTTTGATGGTTTCAACCAATTTCGTGCACTGATTGCGAGCGAAAAAAAACTGCTGGCTCGTAACTTCGCAGAAAAACTATTGGTCTACGGCACCGGAGCACCGATCGCGTTCGCGGACCGCCAGACCATTGAGCAAATGGTCGATTCCACTTCGGATGACAACTATGGAATGCGATCGCTGCTCAACGCGGTCGTGTTAAGCCCGCTCTTTTTATCAAAATAG
- a CDS encoding vWA domain-containing protein — translation MRNLASQPGSQRRGAMLVLIVLMLVAFMIAVAFSIDIAQMHLARTELRSATDAASKAAALELSRSLSTTKAIQRGQQVSLRNSVIGEPLVIAADQFEFGSSKESDSGKFQFQSGQTPLNSVRVNGKRTHDSVAGAIPMFFGNFVGFEFFEPQALATATYIERDVVLVVDRSGSMSGQKIRDLREAIKIFTETLAGTPVKEQVGLASYSEFASEDVQLTVDLNLITTAMDSLPVNGLTSISRGMDAGHQIMNRSRDPRFIEKTMIVMTDGKHNRGPEPRGAATRIAADGVTIHTITFGAGADVARMREIAKIGNGRAFNAVSGDELRNIYREIALTLSTMMTQ, via the coding sequence ATGAGAAATCTAGCCTCCCAGCCTGGATCCCAACGTCGCGGGGCGATGTTGGTGTTGATCGTGCTGATGCTCGTTGCCTTCATGATTGCCGTTGCATTTTCGATCGACATTGCCCAAATGCATCTGGCCCGAACCGAGCTTCGCAGTGCGACGGACGCGGCATCCAAAGCCGCTGCACTCGAACTATCGCGATCGTTGAGCACAACGAAAGCGATTCAGCGAGGTCAACAGGTCTCGCTTCGTAATTCGGTCATCGGTGAACCGCTAGTGATCGCTGCGGATCAATTTGAATTTGGGAGCAGCAAGGAATCGGATTCTGGAAAATTTCAATTCCAATCGGGACAAACGCCGCTCAACAGCGTGAGAGTCAACGGCAAGCGAACCCACGATTCGGTCGCCGGAGCGATCCCAATGTTCTTTGGCAACTTTGTCGGTTTTGAGTTCTTTGAACCTCAAGCCCTCGCGACCGCCACCTATATCGAACGCGATGTGGTGCTGGTTGTCGATCGTAGCGGTTCGATGAGCGGCCAGAAAATTAGAGACTTGCGAGAGGCGATTAAGATATTTACGGAAACCCTTGCGGGAACGCCGGTCAAAGAACAAGTGGGCTTGGCATCGTACAGCGAGTTTGCGAGCGAAGACGTTCAATTGACGGTCGATTTAAATCTGATCACCACGGCGATGGATTCATTGCCGGTCAATGGGCTCACCAGTATTTCGCGGGGCATGGATGCGGGGCACCAGATTATGAACCGCAGTCGTGATCCTAGGTTTATCGAAAAGACGATGATTGTGATGACCGATGGAAAACACAATCGAGGTCCTGAACCGCGCGGAGCGGCGACTCGGATTGCCGCCGATGGAGTGACCATTCACACGATTACCTTTGGTGCCGGCGCGGACGTCGCACGCATGCGAGAGATTGCCAAGATCGGTAACGGACGCGCCTTCAACGCCGTCAGCGGTGATGAATTGCGGAATATCTATCGCGAAATCGCACTCACCTTGTCAACGATGATGACGCAGTAA
- a CDS encoding ATP-dependent zinc protease family protein produces MTFPTDSDGASARRSNVPAPVTVGDQWIIGWREWVSLPSLGIRHIKAKIDTGARSSSLHAFNIETFETNGVEMVRFDVHPHQRSDAKTIVCEAPIHDIRSVRSSSGEASKRIFILTEVHWLETTWQVELTLANRYKMGFRMLLGREAVRGRMLVEPGQSYFGGRPPKKKKKH; encoded by the coding sequence TTGACATTTCCGACAGATTCAGATGGCGCATCCGCCCGCCGCTCAAACGTACCCGCACCCGTCACCGTAGGGGATCAATGGATCATCGGGTGGCGTGAATGGGTTTCTTTGCCAAGTTTGGGGATTCGTCATATTAAGGCGAAAATTGATACAGGGGCGAGATCGTCAAGTTTGCATGCGTTCAATATCGAAACCTTCGAGACCAACGGCGTCGAGATGGTCAGGTTTGATGTGCATCCCCATCAACGCTCCGATGCCAAAACGATTGTATGTGAAGCCCCGATTCATGATATCCGCAGTGTCCGCAGTTCCAGCGGGGAAGCCTCCAAGCGGATCTTTATCCTGACCGAGGTGCATTGGCTTGAGACGACTTGGCAGGTGGAGTTGACGCTGGCGAATCGTTACAAGATGGGATTCCGCATGTTGTTGGGACGCGAGGCGGTTCGCGGACGCATGCTGGTTGAACCAGGACAATCGTACTTTGGTGGACGCCCGCCCAAGAAAAAGAAAAAGCATTAG
- a CDS encoding RimK family alpha-L-glutamate ligase — MKLAILSCSPNCYSTRRLKEAALSRGHEVKVLNTLRFSIDLKQGEPDLYFRSKLLSHYDAVIPRIGSSISFYGTAVVRQFEQMDIFTTNSSAGITNARDKLRCLQILSRHHIGIPETAFVREKRDVLPAIERVGGVPIIIKLLEGTQGVGVILAESVKTAEAIIETLQSTRQNVLVQKFVAESRGRDIRAFVVGDRVVAAMRRVAQGQEFRSNVHRGGRTELVELDDEYCETAVRCAQIMGLRVAGVDMLEGRDGPQVMEVNSSPGLEGIETCTQLDIAGAIIDYVSAQVDFPEVDVRQRLTVSRGYGVTEIHIPEGSEFCGKTIDQSGLPEQDINVLTLYRGTSVIPNPRLKRTLEPGDRLLCFGKLEAMRAMIPGKTRRKRRPKVKQLATEISGTGASGQDRDYR; from the coding sequence ATGAAGTTGGCGATTCTCTCGTGCAGTCCAAATTGCTACAGCACGCGGCGTTTAAAAGAAGCGGCGCTGTCGCGTGGTCACGAAGTGAAGGTTCTCAACACGCTCCGTTTTTCCATTGACCTAAAGCAAGGCGAACCGGATCTCTACTTTCGTTCCAAGTTGCTCAGTCATTACGACGCGGTGATTCCTCGCATCGGTTCGTCGATTTCCTTCTACGGAACCGCGGTGGTGCGTCAGTTCGAGCAGATGGATATCTTTACGACCAACTCGTCCGCTGGGATTACCAACGCGCGCGACAAGTTACGTTGTCTGCAGATCCTCAGCCGCCATCACATCGGCATTCCCGAAACCGCCTTTGTTCGCGAGAAGCGAGACGTGCTGCCTGCGATCGAACGCGTCGGGGGCGTGCCGATCATCATCAAGTTGCTCGAAGGCACGCAGGGCGTCGGCGTCATTTTGGCGGAATCGGTCAAGACCGCCGAAGCGATCATTGAAACCTTGCAAAGCACTCGTCAAAACGTCCTCGTGCAAAAGTTTGTCGCCGAGAGTCGAGGGCGTGACATTCGTGCCTTTGTCGTCGGCGATCGCGTGGTCGCGGCGATGCGACGCGTGGCTCAGGGCCAAGAGTTTCGTAGCAATGTGCACCGCGGCGGTCGTACCGAATTGGTAGAGCTCGATGACGAGTACTGCGAAACCGCTGTCCGCTGTGCACAAATCATGGGACTTCGCGTCGCCGGCGTCGACATGCTCGAAGGCCGCGATGGACCTCAAGTGATGGAAGTGAATTCTTCGCCCGGCTTAGAAGGGATCGAGACCTGCACCCAGCTTGATATCGCGGGAGCGATCATCGACTACGTTTCGGCGCAAGTCGATTTTCCCGAAGTCGATGTGAGGCAACGGTTGACCGTCAGTCGTGGGTACGGGGTGACCGAAATTCACATCCCCGAGGGCTCCGAGTTTTGTGGCAAAACGATCGACCAATCGGGACTTCCCGAGCAAGACATCAACGTGTTGACGCTCTATCGCGGGACCAGTGTGATTCCCAATCCGCGTCTCAAACGCACGCTCGAACCGGGCGACCGCTTGTTGTGCTTTGGAAAACTCGAAGCGATGCGGGCGATGATTCCAGGCAAAACTCGCCGCAAACGTCGTCCTAAAGTCAAGCAACTCGCCACCGAGATTTCGGGCACCGGCGCAAGTGGCCAGGACCGCGATTACCGCTAA
- a CDS encoding glycosyltransferase family 4 protein gives MLGWHPFESEPSNGLRFNRTPLHDPYQANMKVVFLTAGAAGMYCGSCMHDNATARVLQASGIDCILQPIYTPIRTDEPSIAQEQIFFGGIHIYLLQQLPWTRFFPKSIRRLLDWPPLIQMATRRAMSTDAAKLGALAISMLKGTEGRQAEEVQRLTTWLESEMQPDVLVLSNLLIGGALPTIRQRLPNTKIVVLLQGDDIFLDHLPAEARAQAIELCAKLVDSVDQFIVNSRFYADKMGSLLSIPERKLTTIPLSIDLHPFAPRESSTENVERIRLGYLARIAPEKGLHRLVDAFIELAHQPPHANLTLEVAGWLGEANRPYLDSIQQRIDKANLRHRFTYHGSPSLDEKSQFLRSLDLLCVPTEYEDPKGLFALEAIASGVPVVLPDHGAFGELIASTAGGVLVPANDHHALSDGIGRLARDHELRHHLARTGRINVQQTHSIETTAERLVLLFNELTSTA, from the coding sequence ATGCTCGGCTGGCATCCGTTTGAGAGCGAGCCGAGCAACGGCTTGCGATTCAACCGCACCCCTCTCCACGATCCCTACCAAGCCAATATGAAAGTTGTCTTCTTAACGGCCGGCGCCGCAGGCATGTATTGCGGAAGTTGCATGCACGACAATGCCACCGCGCGAGTGCTCCAGGCCTCAGGAATCGATTGCATCTTACAGCCCATCTACACACCGATTCGGACCGATGAGCCAAGTATCGCTCAGGAACAAATTTTCTTTGGTGGGATTCACATCTATCTGTTGCAACAACTGCCGTGGACACGATTTTTTCCCAAATCGATTCGACGGCTACTCGATTGGCCACCGCTGATACAGATGGCGACCCGACGTGCGATGTCGACCGATGCGGCCAAGCTTGGTGCGTTGGCAATCTCGATGCTCAAGGGAACCGAGGGTCGGCAAGCCGAAGAAGTCCAGCGGTTGACCACTTGGCTGGAGTCCGAGATGCAGCCCGACGTTCTGGTTTTGAGCAATCTGTTGATCGGGGGTGCGTTGCCGACGATTCGCCAGCGGTTGCCAAACACGAAGATTGTCGTGCTGCTTCAAGGCGATGACATTTTCCTGGATCACTTACCCGCCGAGGCGCGTGCCCAGGCAATTGAGTTGTGCGCCAAGCTTGTCGATTCGGTTGACCAATTTATCGTCAACAGCCGCTTCTACGCGGACAAGATGGGCTCGCTGCTAAGCATTCCCGAACGCAAATTGACAACGATCCCGCTGTCGATTGATCTACATCCCTTCGCGCCGCGAGAATCATCAACAGAAAACGTGGAACGAATTCGACTTGGATACCTAGCTCGCATCGCCCCGGAAAAAGGACTGCACCGGCTCGTCGATGCATTCATCGAATTAGCGCACCAGCCACCGCACGCCAACCTCACGCTCGAAGTCGCTGGCTGGCTCGGCGAAGCCAATCGGCCCTACCTCGACTCGATTCAGCAGCGAATCGACAAAGCCAATCTCCGCCATCGTTTCACCTATCACGGCAGTCCCTCGCTTGATGAAAAGTCGCAATTCCTCCGTTCCCTGGACCTGCTTTGCGTTCCTACCGAGTACGAAGACCCGAAAGGATTGTTTGCACTCGAAGCCATCGCCTCGGGGGTACCGGTCGTGCTGCCGGACCACGGAGCCTTCGGAGAATTGATTGCCTCGACCGCAGGTGGCGTGCTCGTGCCGGCCAATGATCACCATGCCCTCTCCGACGGTATCGGGCGACTCGCCCGCGATCACGAACTCCGTCATCATTTGGCTCGCACGGGACGGATCAATGTCCAACAAACGCATTCGATTGAAACGACCGCCGAGCGACTCGTCTTGCTGTTCAACGAGTTGACGTCGACAGCTTGA
- a CDS encoding TadE/TadG family type IV pilus assembly protein, producing MHSISSNRVSDPSNPGQQNQSGVPHRRGVPHRRGVPRRGRARRAVAAAEFAVCLPILVLLVFGAIEASSFIFLKQALSVAAYEGAREAALNNSTSTAAKDRAANILAARNVQGFEVRFPDGDPNAVQRGNEISVEVVAPTQPNSPLAGQFVSNRDLVARVVMLKE from the coding sequence ATGCATTCAATTTCCAGCAATCGTGTTTCCGATCCGAGTAATCCGGGTCAGCAAAACCAAAGTGGAGTTCCGCACCGACGTGGGGTTCCGCACCGACGTGGGGTTCCGCGGCGTGGCCGAGCTCGCCGAGCAGTGGCTGCTGCCGAGTTCGCCGTTTGCTTGCCGATTCTGGTACTGCTGGTCTTTGGCGCGATCGAAGCGAGCAGTTTTATTTTTCTGAAACAGGCACTCAGCGTGGCGGCGTACGAAGGGGCTCGCGAAGCGGCGTTGAACAATTCGACGTCAACCGCGGCCAAAGATCGAGCTGCCAATATTTTGGCCGCACGAAATGTGCAAGGCTTTGAAGTTCGTTTTCCGGATGGAGATCCTAATGCGGTGCAACGCGGAAACGAAATCTCCGTTGAAGTTGTTGCTCCGACACAGCCCAACAGTCCGTTGGCGGGTCAGTTTGTTTCCAATCGTGATTTAGTCGCTCGCGTCGTGATGTTGAAAGAATAA
- a CDS encoding DUF721 domain-containing protein has product MPLRIASQGNLPNPKQLAEPNVAHQGTWKVSDGLPAKKTVKKRPLKAKAPATDEGPRVRKIGSLVNQLIARRGYAQVAAVNELQEAVIALIDERIRANIRVGNLKRGVLEIYASDSVTLQELNFQKRSILKKLQKAHPTSKIGDLKFRIQSN; this is encoded by the coding sequence TTGCCGCTCCGAATTGCCTCTCAGGGCAACTTGCCGAACCCCAAGCAACTTGCCGAACCCAATGTTGCCCACCAAGGAACCTGGAAAGTGTCCGACGGATTGCCTGCGAAAAAAACCGTAAAAAAGCGGCCCTTAAAAGCGAAAGCCCCCGCCACAGACGAGGGGCCTCGTGTACGCAAGATCGGGTCCTTGGTGAACCAATTGATTGCCCGTCGAGGCTATGCTCAAGTCGCCGCCGTCAATGAGCTCCAAGAGGCCGTCATCGCGTTGATCGACGAGCGCATTCGAGCGAACATCCGGGTGGGAAATCTGAAGCGCGGCGTGCTGGAGATCTACGCCTCCGATTCCGTCACGCTCCAGGAACTGAATTTTCAAAAACGCTCGATCCTCAAGAAGCTTCAAAAAGCACATCCGACATCCAAGATCGGCGATCTTAAATTCCGTATCCAATCCAATTAA
- a CDS encoding cation diffusion facilitator family transporter, translating into MSNSQARDSHPQLAARSPATPDRVTDIEKASHLFYNVGSSPDGLRTITHPPPPEATMHQCAHHATENQNYGPAFAIGVGLNVVFVLVEAGYGFYSHSLALLADAGHNLSDVLGLLMAWGGYALAKVPPCNKRTYGWRSTTILAALFNALFLLVAIGGIGWEAIHRFQEPSEVIAPTVIAVALIGVVINTITAMLFMKGRHGDLNIRGAFLHMAADALLSLGVAIAGVLILYTQWNWIDPAISLAIAVIIFFATIELLRESVNLALQAVPGKIDLEDVNDYLLSLPGVTAIHDLHVWAMSTTEVALTAHLVKPDVENNDALLKKISHDLDHRFQISHATVQFEANVDAANCRQAETGSL; encoded by the coding sequence ATGTCAAACTCGCAAGCGCGCGATTCTCACCCCCAACTGGCGGCGCGATCTCCGGCGACGCCCGATCGGGTAACCGACATCGAAAAAGCAAGCCATTTGTTCTATAACGTCGGATCCAGCCCGGATGGCTTACGCACGATCACACATCCCCCCCCCCCCGAGGCAACGATGCATCAGTGTGCCCATCACGCTACCGAGAACCAAAACTACGGACCGGCATTTGCGATCGGTGTCGGTCTAAACGTGGTGTTTGTCTTAGTCGAAGCCGGCTATGGCTTCTACAGTCATTCGCTCGCGTTGTTAGCCGACGCAGGACACAATCTGTCGGATGTGCTCGGCTTGTTGATGGCTTGGGGCGGATACGCGCTTGCGAAAGTGCCACCGTGCAACAAACGCACGTATGGATGGCGCAGCACCACGATCCTAGCAGCCCTGTTTAACGCATTGTTCCTACTGGTCGCCATTGGCGGCATCGGCTGGGAGGCGATTCACCGCTTTCAAGAACCGAGTGAAGTGATCGCTCCCACCGTGATCGCCGTCGCCCTCATTGGAGTGGTCATCAATACGATCACGGCGATGTTGTTCATGAAAGGCCGCCACGGTGACTTGAATATTCGTGGCGCGTTTCTACATATGGCCGCCGACGCGCTATTGTCCTTGGGCGTCGCGATCGCTGGCGTCCTGATCCTGTACACGCAGTGGAACTGGATCGATCCGGCGATCAGCTTGGCGATCGCGGTAATCATCTTCTTCGCAACGATCGAACTGCTTCGCGAATCGGTTAACTTAGCCCTGCAAGCCGTGCCGGGGAAAATCGACCTCGAGGATGTCAACGATTACTTGCTGAGTCTTCCGGGAGTGACGGCGATCCACGATTTGCATGTCTGGGCGATGAGTACGACCGAGGTCGCTTTGACCGCTCATCTCGTCAAACCGGACGTTGAAAACAACGATGCGCTGCTCAAGAAAATCTCGCACGATCTAGATCACCGATTCCAAATCAGTCACGCAACGGTCCAATTCGAAGCCAATGTCGACGCTGCGAATTGCCGTCAAGCGGAGACGGGATCGCTGTGA